The following DNA comes from Elusimicrobiaceae bacterium.
GAAGTTTTAACCGTTGCCTCAATTGTAGAACGGGAAGCTATTTTTCATGATGAAAAACCAAAAATTGCCGCCGTTTATTTGAATCGTCTTAAAATCGGCAAACGCTTGGAAGCAGACCCTACGGTACAATACGCGGTGGGATTTAATTTGCGGGAAAACAGATATTGGAAAAAGGGCTTAACCTATAAAGATTTGCGCCATCCGTCTCCCTATAACACGTATCGTTATAACGGATTGCCCCCCGCTCCGATTGCCAATCCAAGCTATGAATCTATCAAAGCGGTACTGGCTCCGGAAGCAGAATTTGACGCTCTATATTTTGTAGCGGATAATACTGGACGTCACGATTTCAGCAACACCTATAACGAACATTTGATTAAGAAAAACAAATACCGCCGCAAGTAGTACGTCATTTATAGCAGACGGTCATGCTGTTTAGCGCATCTACCTCGCAAATAGAGCCTTATAAATCCGCCACCAGTTCAATCGGACAATGATCCGATCCCATCACTTCGGAAAGCATCCCCGCACTTTTTAGTTTTTTTACAGACGGTGTATCTACAAAGAAATAATCAATCCGCCACCCTACATTTCGCTTACGCGCACCGGTTTTATAATCCCACCAGGTATAATGTCCGCCGTCGGTGACGAAATGACGGAAAGTGTCGGTATATCCCCCCGCAATAAATTTATCAATCCAAGCCCGTTCTTCCGGTAGAAAACCGGTGTTTTTCTCATTTTCTTTAGGACGGGCCAAATCAATCGGCTGATGAGCGGTATTGACATCCCCGCACACAATAACAGTTTTTCCCGTCTTAAATAACTCTTGGCTTTTTTGTAGAAAGCAATCGTAGAAACGCAATTTGAAATCAATACGCTCCGGCCCTTGCCCGCCATTAGGATAGTAGATATTCAAAAAGAAAAAGCTAGGAAATTCCAATATCAGTGTTCGGCCTTCCACGTCAAATTCCGGATTACCCAGGCCATACCATACGTTTAACGGTTTTTGGCGGGTATAGACAGCCACCCCGCTGTATCCTTTACGTTCTGCGGCGCAAAAATAGCTATGCCAGCCCTTAGGCGCACGCAATGCCTCAGA
Coding sequences within:
- the xth gene encoding exodeoxyribonuclease III; the encoded protein is MLTKLISWNVNGLRAVEKKGFLDFLSTCGADILAIQETKAMPEQLSEALRAPKGWHSYFCAAERKGYSGVAVYTRQKPLNVWYGLGNPEFDVEGRTLILEFPSFFFLNIYYPNGGQGPERIDFKLRFYDCFLQKSQELFKTGKTVIVCGDVNTAHQPIDLARPKENEKNTGFLPEERAWIDKFIAGGYTDTFRHFVTDGGHYTWWDYKTGARKRNVGWRIDYFFVDTPSVKKLKSAGMLSEVMGSDHCPIELVADL